Proteins from a genomic interval of Rhipicephalus microplus isolate Deutch F79 chromosome 6, USDA_Rmic, whole genome shotgun sequence:
- the LOC142765499 gene encoding sulfotransferase 1B1-like: MKLVKFMHGVPVPRFFPDDAVISALSYEPQPGDVFVVTFPKCGTTWVQCIAYGIYNDGQPPPDLAEFLAKSPFIELFGADAVRSMPRPGTIKTHLPFDEKRFSSRAKYIYVARNSYDVCVSFYHQLTAQTTATKECLSFDHYLRLFLAGQVPFGNYLEDSLLPWYSRRNESNVLFLTYEDLHANIKLQVTRIAEFLGKQYAHRISIDPAMLQRVVDMSSKQSMRLFFRDFITANVEFVENYRNSKNITVSEEVLSVLEFLKSRPPGHEFVRNGTVGGYKDVLSDLHKELLREWISAKVSGSDVMTLWPSNNIT, encoded by the coding sequence ATGAAGCTGGTCAAATTTATGCACGGAGTGCCAGTGCCTCGATTCTTTCCCGACGACGCCGTCATTTCGGCGCTCTCCTACGAGCCGCAACCCGGGGACGTCTTTGTTGTTACGTTCCCAAAGTGTGGCACAACCTGGGTGCAGTGCATCGCGTACGGAATCTACAACGACGGCCAGCCACCACCCGacctcgcagaattcctggcgaAGTCTCCGTTTATAGAGCTCTTCGGTGCTGACGCCGTGCGATCTATGCCTCGACCTGGTACAATCAAGACTCACCTGCCTTTCGACGAGAAGAGATTTTCGTCCCGCGCTAAGTACATCTACGTCGCCAGGAATTCTTACGACGTGTGCGTCTCCTTTTACCATCAGTTGACAGCTCAGACCACTGCCACGAAAGAGTGTCTAAGTTTCGACCACTACCTTCGGTTGTTTCTGGCTGGCCAGGTACCATTCGGCAACTACTTGGAAGACAGCTTGCTCCCCTGGTACAGCCGCAGAAACGAAAGTAACGTACTCTTCTTAACATACGAGGATCTGCACGCCAACATCAAGTTGCAAGTGACCAGGATCGCTGAGTTCCTTGGTAAACAGTACGCTCACCGAATCTCCATAGACCCTGCAATGCTACAGCGAGTAGTCGACATGTCCAGTAAGCAAAGCATGCGTCTATTCTTCAGAGACTTCATCACAGCCAACGTCGAGTTTGTGGAAAACTACAGAAACAGCAAAAACATTACGGTTTCTGAGGAGGTGCTAAGTGTCCTAGAGTTCCTCAAGAGCAGACCACCAGGTCACGAGTTCGTGCGTAATGGCACTGTTGGTGGCTACAAGGACGTCCTTAGTGATTTACATAAGGAGTTACTGAGGGAGTGGATTTCCGCGAAGGTTTCTGGAAGCGATGTGATGACCCTCTGGCCGAGCAACAACATTACGTAG